One window of Chloroflexota bacterium genomic DNA carries:
- the murJ gene encoding murein biosynthesis integral membrane protein MurJ gives MPIARSASGGSSLVRSTLIVMAGYLASKLVGLARDPLIARAFGARPELDAYYAAFNIPDLLFTLIAGGALATAFIPVFTEALSQRGRTDAWRLASAVINWVILLTLVLAVLVALAAPALIGCCLAPGFSPEQQALTAELMRLILVSTVVFALAGVLMGILNAQQHFLSPAFAPALYNLGIIGGALFLAPRYGIHGLVYGVIIGSVLHLASHIPPIIRHGVQYRLLLLPHEPALREIARLMGPRIAALGVIKINALVATNLASRLPDGSVAALNLAWNVMQIPETIIATAIATALFPTLSRFAAEGRTEELKVSVVSAFRAILLLSIPALVGLVLLGRPVAQLLFGGGRCDAGCVDAVVWALQFYALALIGQSLLEVAARMFYAQKDTKTPLVAAAIAMGFNALMAVALVGPLAHGGIALANAVAVSVEVGFLLLVARRRLPGMPLKRLATLAVQGSVAGGSMALAIAASALAGITSPLPALAIGGAAAAGYFGIMWIAGVEELRALPRRLRSGQPQ, from the coding sequence TTGCCAATCGCGCGTTCCGCCAGTGGCGGGAGTTCGTTAGTTCGCTCGACGCTCATCGTGATGGCCGGCTACCTGGCCAGCAAACTGGTCGGCCTGGCGCGCGACCCGCTGATCGCCCGCGCCTTCGGTGCGCGGCCTGAACTCGATGCGTACTACGCCGCGTTCAACATCCCCGACCTGCTCTTTACATTGATCGCCGGCGGCGCACTGGCGACCGCCTTCATCCCGGTATTCACCGAGGCGCTCTCGCAGCGCGGCCGAACCGACGCATGGCGCTTGGCCAGCGCCGTCATCAACTGGGTGATTCTGCTGACATTGGTGCTGGCGGTGCTGGTCGCGCTGGCCGCGCCGGCGCTGATCGGCTGCTGCCTTGCGCCCGGTTTCTCGCCGGAGCAGCAGGCGCTGACCGCTGAACTGATGCGCCTGATCCTCGTTTCGACGGTCGTGTTCGCGCTGGCCGGCGTCCTGATGGGCATTCTGAACGCCCAACAGCACTTCCTGTCGCCGGCGTTCGCGCCCGCGCTTTACAACCTCGGCATCATCGGCGGCGCGCTCTTCCTCGCGCCGCGTTACGGCATTCATGGCCTCGTGTACGGCGTGATCATCGGCTCCGTCCTGCACCTGGCCTCGCACATCCCCCCAATAATCCGCCACGGCGTGCAGTACCGCCTGCTGCTCCTGCCGCATGAACCGGCGCTGCGCGAAATCGCCCGATTGATGGGGCCGCGCATCGCCGCGCTCGGCGTGATCAAGATCAATGCGCTGGTGGCAACCAACCTCGCCTCGCGGCTCCCGGACGGCAGTGTCGCCGCTCTCAATCTGGCTTGGAACGTCATGCAGATCCCGGAGACGATCATTGCCACGGCGATTGCCACGGCGTTGTTCCCGACGCTGTCGCGCTTCGCCGCCGAGGGCCGCACGGAGGAGCTGAAAGTCAGTGTGGTGTCGGCGTTCCGCGCCATCCTGCTCCTGAGCATCCCGGCGCTGGTCGGGCTGGTGCTGCTCGGCCGGCCGGTCGCCCAACTGCTGTTCGGCGGCGGCCGCTGCGATGCGGGTTGCGTCGATGCGGTGGTGTGGGCGTTGCAGTTCTACGCGCTGGCGCTGATCGGCCAGTCACTGCTCGAGGTCGCGGCGCGCATGTTCTACGCGCAGAAGGACACGAAGACGCCGCTGGTTGCCGCGGCCATCGCCATGGGCTTCAACGCGCTCATGGCCGTTGCGCTGGTCGGGCCGCTGGCGCACGGCGGCATCGCGTTGGCCAATGCGGTCGCGGTCAGCGTCGAGGTGGGGTTTCTGCTGCTGGTGGCGCGCCGTCGCCTGCCGGGGATGCCGCTGAAGCGGCTGGCGACGCTGGCCGTGCAAGGCAGCGTCGCCGGCGGCAGCATGGCGCTCGCCATCGCGGCGTCGGCGCTGGCGGGCATAACCTCGCCGCTGCCGGCGCTCGCCATCGGCGGCGCAGCCGCCGCCGGTTACTTCGGCATCATGTGGATTGCGGGCGTCGAGGAGTTGCGGGCGCTGCCGCGCCGGCTACGTTCCGGCCAGCCGCAATAG
- a CDS encoding M20/M25/M40 family metallo-hydrolase has translation MSMSVSLHRALIGIALGALWLVSCAPQVTPTPEPTATRAPATPRTLPVLPSPEVVVPTFPPRSGTPASAAATTAPSSSDELALVRAFDGSAAYEHTRVLTSKAMAGRKAGAAGGDLAAEYIAGRFKAAGLKPIGDGGTYFQNFMLPFVDLADAPALALLGDGGAVKQSFVPRVDFRESGQWMTASAQAEGSVIFLGRGTERDIRLASDLNGKIALVFQPPNQRVSDWAANLFRNGVAGLLVITNSPDNLAFKSSYIAGSGLPNETHPLLVVSNTAAQIMMGSAGRLSELEERASREGVAIATSARVRMSLKVDIKDAPTKNVVAALPGSDPSLSAEVLIVGGHYDHVGVDPGGLLFQGANDNASGAAVVVALAEQFVQAGIKPKRTIVFAAWSAEESGLIGSKYYVDHPLFPLTQTKGYINLDVVGAGLGDGLNITEDSPALADQAKSAARDLGVKTGREQVSGGSDHESFLKRGVPAIFFIWQRYGDIHMPNDTFDQIDVAKLKQTGQVAMLLLLRLAGT, from the coding sequence ATGAGCATGTCAGTATCGCTGCACCGCGCTCTGATCGGGATTGCGCTTGGAGCGCTCTGGCTCGTGAGTTGCGCACCGCAGGTGACGCCAACGCCCGAGCCAACAGCTACCCGCGCACCGGCGACGCCGCGCACGCTCCCGGTGCTGCCGAGCCCCGAAGTCGTCGTGCCGACCTTCCCGCCGCGCTCCGGCACGCCCGCGTCCGCTGCGGCAACGACGGCGCCATCATCGTCCGACGAGCTGGCGCTGGTGCGCGCCTTTGACGGCAGCGCGGCGTACGAGCATACGCGCGTCCTGACGAGCAAGGCGATGGCGGGCCGCAAAGCCGGGGCCGCCGGCGGCGATCTGGCCGCCGAGTACATCGCGGGACGCTTCAAGGCCGCCGGCCTGAAGCCGATCGGCGATGGCGGCACCTATTTCCAGAACTTCATGCTGCCGTTCGTCGATCTGGCCGATGCGCCGGCGCTGGCGCTGCTGGGCGACGGCGGCGCGGTCAAGCAGTCGTTCGTGCCTCGCGTGGACTTCCGCGAGAGCGGGCAGTGGATGACCGCCAGTGCGCAGGCGGAAGGCAGCGTAATCTTTCTCGGGCGCGGCACGGAGCGCGATATACGGCTGGCGTCCGACCTGAATGGCAAGATCGCGCTGGTCTTCCAGCCACCTAACCAGCGCGTGAGCGACTGGGCCGCCAACCTGTTCCGCAACGGTGTGGCGGGCCTGCTCGTGATCACTAACAGCCCGGACAACCTGGCGTTCAAGAGCTCGTACATTGCCGGCAGCGGCCTGCCGAACGAGACGCACCCGCTGCTGGTTGTGTCGAACACGGCGGCGCAAATCATGATGGGCAGCGCCGGACGACTGTCCGAACTCGAAGAGCGCGCCAGCCGCGAAGGGGTGGCGATCGCCACATCCGCGCGGGTGCGCATGTCCCTGAAAGTGGACATCAAGGATGCACCGACCAAGAACGTCGTGGCCGCCTTGCCCGGCAGCGATCCGAGCCTGTCCGCCGAGGTCTTGATCGTGGGCGGCCACTATGACCATGTCGGCGTTGACCCGGGCGGGCTGCTTTTCCAGGGCGCCAACGACAACGCATCGGGCGCGGCCGTGGTCGTCGCGCTGGCCGAGCAGTTCGTGCAAGCGGGAATCAAGCCGAAGCGCACAATCGTGTTTGCGGCGTGGAGCGCGGAAGAGTCCGGGCTGATCGGGTCGAAGTACTACGTCGATCACCCGCTATTTCCACTGACGCAGACGAAGGGCTACATCAATCTCGACGTGGTCGGGGCCGGACTGGGTGACGGCCTCAACATCACCGAAGATTCACCGGCGCTGGCAGACCAGGCGAAGTCCGCAGCGCGGGACCTGGGCGTGAAAACCGGACGCGAACAGGTAAGTGGAGGCAGCGACCACGAGTCGTTCCTGAAGCGCGGGGTGCCGGCCATATTCTTCATCTGGCAACGCTACGGCGACATCCACATGCCGAATGATACGTTCGATCAGATCGACGTCGCGAAGCTGAAGCAGACCGGGCAGGTGGCGATGCTGCTCCTATTGCGGCTGGCCGGAACGTAG
- a CDS encoding P1 family peptidase, producing MTRARLRDLGITIGELPTGPNNAITDVPGVLVGHTTLNYDEPRVARTGVTMIVPREGDIWMNKAFAGFHSFNGNGEMTGLPWLEESGMLGSPIAITNTHQVGIVRDALVYYETQRDDTQRFYLPVVTETFDGWLNDINAFHLTREHALAALGSARGGVPDEGCVGGGTGMICHDFKGGIGTASRVVTTPVGTHTVGVLVQSNYGTRRFLRVDGVPVGRLLDAEQVPTPWTERLKDGSIIVIVATDAPLIATQCRRLAQRATVGLARVGGLGNNSSGDLFLAFATGNDLPTKSDQLYPLAMVPHHHLNVFFEAVAEATEEAILNSLTGAETTVGYRGRTAHALPLEETRRIVERYRVR from the coding sequence ATGACGCGCGCGCGCTTGCGGGACCTCGGCATCACCATTGGCGAGCTTCCCACCGGACCCAACAATGCCATCACCGATGTGCCGGGCGTGCTGGTCGGCCACACGACGCTGAACTACGACGAGCCGCGTGTGGCGCGAACCGGCGTGACGATGATCGTCCCGCGCGAGGGCGACATCTGGATGAACAAGGCGTTTGCCGGGTTCCACTCGTTCAATGGCAACGGCGAGATGACCGGCCTGCCGTGGCTCGAAGAGTCCGGCATGCTTGGCTCGCCGATCGCGATTACCAATACGCATCAGGTCGGCATCGTGCGTGATGCGCTGGTCTACTATGAAACGCAGCGCGACGACACGCAACGGTTCTACCTGCCGGTCGTGACCGAGACATTCGACGGCTGGCTGAACGACATCAACGCGTTTCATCTGACGCGCGAACATGCGCTGGCGGCACTGGGGAGTGCGCGCGGCGGCGTGCCTGATGAAGGCTGCGTTGGCGGCGGCACCGGCATGATCTGCCACGACTTCAAAGGCGGAATCGGCACGGCGTCGCGCGTCGTCACGACGCCGGTCGGCACTCACACGGTCGGCGTGCTCGTGCAGTCGAACTACGGCACGCGCCGCTTCTTGCGCGTCGATGGCGTGCCGGTTGGCCGCCTGCTCGACGCGGAACAGGTGCCGACGCCGTGGACCGAGCGGCTGAAGGACGGCTCGATCATCGTGATCGTGGCGACCGACGCGCCGCTGATCGCCACCCAGTGCCGGCGGCTTGCCCAGCGAGCCACGGTCGGGCTGGCACGCGTCGGCGGGCTGGGCAACAACAGCAGCGGCGACCTGTTCCTGGCGTTCGCCACCGGCAACGACCTGCCGACCAAGTCCGATCAACTGTACCCGTTGGCGATGGTCCCACACCACCATCTGAACGTGTTCTTCGAGGCGGTGGCCGAGGCGACCGAGGAGGCGATCCTGAATTCGCTAACCGGCGCGGAGACGACCGTCGGTTATCGCGGGCGCACGGCTCACGCGCTGCCGCTCGAGGAGACGCGCCGCATCGTGGAGCGCTATCGCGTGCGGTAG